From the Niveibacterium microcysteis genome, the window ATTGAATCCATACGAATGGGTATGGAAAAGAGCCAACCCGGACGCGCGAGAGGGCGGATTCTCGCAGAAGACGCCGCCAAAAAATACTAGGCAAAAGGAAAATGATGAAACCACGTTCCAGTCACCATCTGATCGCGGCAATGTTGCTGACGATCACCGCGAGCGCCCCGGCGATCGCAACCGAACGCGGCCAGCTGCGCGCCCTGCTGGGCATGCCCGGGCAGGATCTGACTTCGCCGGCGATGCCCGGTTTCTATGTGCAGGCGAACTATCAGCACTACTACGCCGGCGAGTTCAAGGACGACGAAGGCAACACACCGGTCCAGAGCGCAAGTATTCCGGGCATCGGCAAAGTAAGCGCGGAACAGGACAGCCAGGTTCGTGCAGACGTGCTCGCGCTGCGTGCAAGCTGGATCTCGGACTACCAGCTGTGGGACGGCCGCGTTGGCGTATCTGCCACGGTGCCGCTGATCAAGACATCGCTGACCACCAACCTCAACCGCACGACGCCGCTGCCTGCCCCGATCGGTGCCTTGGTTGATGCGCAGATCGCGAAGCTCGCCGCCGCCAACACCGGCGAAGAGTCCGGCATTGGCGACACGGAGATCGCTCCCTTCGTCGATTGGCAAACCGACACCTACCGCATCCTTTTCGCACCGGCCTTTGTCGCGCCGACGGGCAGCTACGACAAGGATCGCGCCGTGAACCCGGGCGCCGGCAACTTCTGGACTTTCCGCCCCGCACTGACGCTGGCTTACGTGACCGAGAACGGCTGGGAGTTCGGTGCGCGCACCACC encodes:
- a CDS encoding SphA family protein produces the protein MKPRSSHHLIAAMLLTITASAPAIATERGQLRALLGMPGQDLTSPAMPGFYVQANYQHYYAGEFKDDEGNTPVQSASIPGIGKVSAEQDSQVRADVLALRASWISDYQLWDGRVGVSATVPLIKTSLTTNLNRTTPLPAPIGALVDAQIAKLAAANTGEESGIGDTEIAPFVDWQTDTYRILFAPAFVAPTGSYDKDRAVNPGAGNFWTFRPALTLAYVTENGWEFGARTTYSFNTKNDDTKYTSGQYLHSDGAAMYQIRDGLRIGAAGYMIVQTTKDKSDIAGAVADNGNKARVFALGPQVGWQTEDSSLGLEFKVLQEFGARNRPEGTIGWLRLIYRVN